The proteins below come from a single Danio aesculapii chromosome 23, fDanAes4.1, whole genome shotgun sequence genomic window:
- the LOC130217530 gene encoding uncharacterized protein LOC130217530, whose amino-acid sequence MDLERLRRRMERLRAHHNKCEASALKAVEEEKSAKVKVLHPPRPHRDKEEEEEQREKESQMKDPLQVLMLVCCTDGVSPTKQPSPQIKRKRRAVYDFSPQISSDHCSDDQASEVEDQTHEVSMTKPSPQIKKKRVAKGKANVVKTTTITKRPWSDEERRAVSKHLSSFIAQCRVPGKAACMKCLTEETALRERTWTDITHYIAALFGISQAASW is encoded by the exons ATGGATCTGGAACGATTGAGGAGAAGAATGGAGCGACTGCGGGCACACCACAACAAATGTGAAGCGTCTGCATTAAag GCAGTGGAAGAAGAGAAGTCAGCAAAG GTGAAAGTCCTCCATCCACCTCGGCCTCACAGAGacaaagaggaggaggaagagcagAGAGAAAAGGAGAGTCAGATGAAG GATCCCTTACAGGTGCTGATGTTGGTCTGTTGCACTGATGGAGTGAGTCCGACCAAACAGCCCTCACCTCAGATCAAGAGGAAGAGGAGAGCGGTGTATGACTTCTCCCCTCAGATATCATCAGACCACTGCAGTGACGACCAGGCTTCAGAGGTTGAAG atcaaactcACGAAGTGAGCATGACCAAACCCTCACCTCAGATCAAGAAGAAGAGAGTGGCCAAGGGGAAAGCAAACG TTGTGAAGACCACCACGATAACCAAACGCCCGTGGAGTGATGAGGAGAGAAGGGCGGTCAGTAAACATCTGAGTAGCTTCATTGCGCAATGCAGAGTTCCAGGTAAAGCCGCCTGCATGAAGTGTCTTACTGAAGAAACCGCTCTCAGGGAGAGAACGTGGACGGACATAACACATTATATTGCGGCCCTCTTTGGCATTTCTCAGGCAGCTTCTTggtga